The following are from one region of the Odontesthes bonariensis isolate fOdoBon6 chromosome 16, fOdoBon6.hap1, whole genome shotgun sequence genome:
- the LOC142401905 gene encoding olfactory receptor 52E8-like: MRLMYCTLAAMTSSILMNTTFVRPAKFYLSGFSNISHVTYYYVFLCFVYIITILGNVFLLLIILLVKTLHTPKYMIVFNLALIDLCGSTALIPKLLDTFLFNRRYIVYGACLSYMFFVLYFASLQSWTLVTMAYDRLIAICCPLRYHSIVTKNAIVAMLLFAWLFLLSLIAFTVGLIDRLSFCGSLVVQSFYCDHAPVYRLACNDSSLNNIMAYVALIAIICIPLILIFLTYVCIFIALSRIASKEERLRALKTCTSHLILVIIFFLPLVATNIAAVASYIHPNTRIINSSLTHTIPGLLNPIVYSLKTREVLNAIKTFFKRNRHILAAKL, encoded by the exons ATGAGGCTGATGTACTGCACCT TAGCTGCAATGACCTCCTCCATCCTAATG AATACCACATTTGTTCGTCCTGCAAAATTCTATCTGAGTGGCTTTTCCAACATCTCTCATGTTACGTATTACTatgttttcttgtgttttgtgtACATCATAACTATTCTTGGAAATGTTTTTCTCCTCTTAATTATCCTCCTGGTAAAAACTCTTCATACCCCCAAATACATGATTGTGTTCAACCTTGCTTTGATAGATCTGTGTGGCAGCACTGCTCTCATCCCAAAGCTCTTAGACACATTTTTGTTTAACAGGAGATATATTGTCTACGGGGCTTGCTTAAGTtacatgttctttgttttataCTTTGCAAGTTTACAGTCATGGACTCTTGTCACTATGGCATATGACAGACTTATAGCAATATGCTGCCCTTTAAGGTACCACAGTATTGTGACTAAAAATGCCATTGTTGCAATGCTGTTGTTTGCATGGTTGTTTTTGCTGAGTCTGATAGCATTTACAGTTGGACTTATTGATCGCCTTTCTTTCTGTGGATCTTTGGTGGTGCAAAGCTTTTACTGTGATCACGCACCAGTATATCGTCTAGCCTGTAATGACAGCTCACTTAATAATATCATGGCATATGTTGCTTTAATCGCAATTATCTGCATTCCTCTTATACTGATATTTCTCACTTATGTGTGCATTTTCATAGCACTAAGCAGGATTGCATCAAAAGAAGAACGACTGAGAGCACTGAAAACTTGCACTTCTCACCTGATTCTtgtaattattttctttctacCATTGGTGGCCACCAACATAGCAGCAGTCGCGTCCTACATCCATCCAAATACTAGAATCATTAATTCCTCTTTGACACACACCATACCAGGTTTGCTCAATCCAATTGTGTACTCTTTAAAGACAAGAGAAGTGTTGAATGCTATAAAGACGTTTTTCAAAAGAAATAGGCACATTTTAGCTGCAAAACTGTGA
- the LOC142401643 gene encoding olfactory receptor 1C1-like, with protein sequence MELFNYALGKNITFVRPPYFIIRGFVGIPNVKYYYVFLFFVYIVSVLGNTAVMAVIYLDHNLRTPKYVAVFNLAFVDLFGSSALVPKVLDIFLFNHNLIPYNDCLTFLFFCYSCLSMQSFNLVALAYDRLIAITYPLHYQAKVTHRFMFSLIASFWIFVIIAVLIAVGLITRLSFCKSVVVNSYFCDHGQIYRLACNDFFPNDVVSFFYPVLIFWIPLVFILLSYLYIGYTLSKLATVHQGMKAFKTCIAHLLLVVIYFTPLLVTFTLMEKIHPNNRILNLSLTSVFPPMLNPIIYVLQTEEIKVSMRKILKIRGGSKITIRKSVKV encoded by the coding sequence ATGGAATTATTCAACTACGCTCTAGGAAAAAATATCACTTTTGTGCGTCCTCCATATTTCATTATACGTGGATTTGTCGGTATACCTAATGTCAAATATTACtatgtctttctcttttttgtctACATTGTGTCAGTGCTGGGAAACACAGCTGTAATGGCTGTAATATATCTGGATCATAACCTAAGAACTCCTAAATATGTTGCAGTTTTTAACCTTGCATTTGTGGACCTGTTTGGTAGCTCTGCTCTGGTTCCGAAGGTTCTTGACATCTTTCTGTTTAACCATAACTTAATTCCCTACAATGACTGCTTGACATTCCTCTTTTTCTGCTACTCTTGCCTTTCGATGCAGTCCTTTAACCTGGTTGCTCTTGCCTATGATCGACTGATTGCCATCACCTATCCTCTGCACTACCAAGCCAAGGTGACCCACAGGTTTATGTTTTCTCTGATTGCCTCTTTCTGGATTTTTGTTATCATTGCTGTTCTGATTGCAGTTGGTCTTATTACAAGACTTTCCTTCTGTAAATCTGTGGTTGTTAACAGCTATTTCTGTGACCATGGTCAGATTTATCGGCTTGCGTGCAATGACTTTTTCCCCAATGATgtagttagttttttttacccGGTTCTTATTTTTTGGATTCCATTGGTTTTTATCCTGTTAAGTTACTTATATATTGGCTATACTTTATCTAAACTGGCCACAGTTCACCAAGGAATGAAGGCCTTTAAAACATGCATAGCTCATCTCTTATTGGTGGTCATCTATTTCACCCCACTGTTGGTTACATTCACCTTGATGGAAAAAATTCATCCAAATAACAGGATCTTAAACCTGTCTCTGACCTCGGTCTTTCCTCCCATGTTAAACCCAATCATTTATGTTCTGCAGACAGAAGAAATCAAAGTGTCAATGAGGAAAATATTAAAAATCCGTGGAGGATCCAAAATAACAATTAGAAAATCTGTGAAAGTGTGA